DNA sequence from the Bacillota bacterium genome:
GCCAGGGTTTGGGACACGTTGAACGCCAGGAGGTCGCCCGCGTGGAGAAGCTCCGGAAGGTCGATGAACCGGGCGTGGCGCCATTCACCTGCCGCTCGATCGATGACCAACAGCCGAACGCCCTCCCGGCCGCGGCCCTCTGCTTCGGGCGGAGCCACCGCCGCCGCCTCGGCGGGGAGCAGGAAGTCGATCTGCCGCGCTTCAAGCACGGGCGTCACCCCCGACCGGGGGAGCCAGGGAGATGCGCCACGCGGCGTCGAGGGAGCGATCGGCGCCGAGGTAGCGCTCGATGAGGCTCGCGATACGGCGCGCCACCTGGTCGGGGGAGCAAAGCTTCCGGGGGTCGGCGTCCGGGACAGCCAGCCGGTGCATGTCCGTGTCCATGTCGCCGGGATCCACGGCGAGCACCCGGACGCCGGTGCCGGCCAGTTCGTTGGCCAGGGCTCGGCTGATCAGCTCAAGCGCCGCTTTGCTGGCGCCGTACCCGCCCCAGCCCGGGTAGCCGGCAACGGCGGCGTCGGACGTGATGTTCAGCACCATCGCCTGCCCTGCCGCCTGCAAGAGGCGCACCGAGAGTTGCACGAGCCGGAGGGGGGCAACTGTGTTCGCCTGGAAGAGGCGTGCGAGGGCGTCAATCGGGAACTCTTCCAGCCGTGGAAGGGGCGTCGGGCCCAGTTCCGAAGCGTTGTTGACCAGCAGGTGCAGGTGACCCCAGCGTTCAGCGACGCGGTTTGTCAGACGCAGCCGGGCCGCCTCGTCGGACACGTCGCCGGCCTCGCACACCACCTCCGCTTTGCCCTCGCCAGCCATCCGGATCTCCTCGGCAGCTGCCTCGAGCAAGGGACGGCGGCGGGCCATCAGGGCCAAGGACCAGCCGCGGCGGGCAAGCTCTCGGGCAAGCGAATAGCCCAGGCCACGGCTGGCCCCCGTGATGAGAGCCGTGCGGGGTTGGG
Encoded proteins:
- a CDS encoding SDR family oxidoreductase, whose protein sequence is MDLTQPRTALITGASRGLGYSLARELARRGWSLALMARRRPLLEAAAEEIRMAGEGKAEVVCEAGDVSDEAARLRLTNRVAERWGHLHLLVNNASELGPTPLPRLEEFPIDALARLFQANTVAPLRLVQLSVRLLQAAGQAMVLNITSDAAVAGYPGWGGYGASKAALELISRALANELAGTGVRVLAVDPGDMDTDMHRLAVPDADPRKLCSPDQVARRIASLIERYLGADRSLDAAWRISLAPPVGGDARA